A stretch of the Manis pentadactyla isolate mManPen7 chromosome 16, mManPen7.hap1, whole genome shotgun sequence genome encodes the following:
- the PGK2 gene encoding LOW QUALITY PROTEIN: phosphoglycerate kinase 2 (The sequence of the model RefSeq protein was modified relative to this genomic sequence to represent the inferred CDS: deleted 2 bases in 1 codon; substituted 2 bases at 2 genomic stop codons), translating to MSLSKKLTLDKLDVKGKQVIMRVDFNVPMKKNQIANNQRIKASIPSIQYCLDNGAKSVVLMSHLGRPDGVPMPDKYSLEPVAAKLKFLLGKDVLSLNDCVGPEVEKAXAVPEAGSVILMENLLFRVEEEGKGQYPSGCKLKAEPDKIEAFRAVLSRLGDVYVNDAFGTAHGAHSSTVGVNLPQKASGFLMKELDYFARALENPESPFLAILGGAKVADKIQLASRTCLGKVNEMIIGGRMAYTFLKVLNSMQIGASLFDEQGAKIVKEIMAKANKNGVDITLPVEFVIADKFEEGAKVGQATGASDIPPGWMALDCGPVTNKKYAQIVAQATLIVXNGPVRVFEWDAFAEGTKALMHEIVKATSQGCITIIGGGDTATCCAKWNSKDKVSHVSTGGGTSLEFLEGEVLPGVDALCSL from the exons atgtctctttctaagaagttaACTTTGGACAAGCTGGATGTTAAAGGGAAGCAAGTCATCATGAGGGTAGACTTCAATGTTCCCATGAAGAAGAACCAGATTGCAAACAACCAGAGAATCAAGGCTTCCATCCCAAGCATCCAGTACTGCCTGGATAACGGAGCCAAATCTGTAGTTCTTATGAGTCACTTAGGTCGACCTGATGGTGTCCCTATGCCTGATAAATACTCTCTAGAGCCTGTTGCTGCTAAGCTCAAATTTTTGCTGGGTAAGGATGTGCTGTCCCTGAACGACTGTGTGGGCCCCGAAGTGGAGAAAGCCTGAGCTGTGCCAGAGGCTGGTTCGGTTATCCTAATGGAGAACTTGCTGTTCCgtgtggaggaagaagggaaaggcCAATATCCTTCTGGATGTAAGCTTAAAGCTGAGCCAGATAAAATAGAAGCCTTCCGAGCGGTACTCTCCAGGCTGGGGGATGTCTATGTCAATGACGCTTTCGGCACTGCTCACGGGGCCCACAGCTCCACGGTGGGCGTGAACCTGCCTCAGAAGGCGTCTGGATTCCTGATGAAGGAGCTGGATTACTTTGCCAGAGCCTTGGAAAACCCGGAGAGCCCCTTCCTGGCTATACTTGGTGGAGCCAAAGTGGCAGATAAGATCCAGCTAGCT TCAAGAACATGCTTGGGCAAGGTCAATGAGATGATCATCGGCGGCAGAATGGCTTACACCTTCCTTAAGGTACTCAACAGTATGCAAATTGGTGCTTCCCTGTTTGATGAACAGGGAGCCAAGATTGTCAAAGAGATCATGGCCAAAGCCAATAAGAATGGTGTGGACATTACCTTACCTGTTGAATTTGTCATTGCTGACAAATTTGAGGAGGGTGCTAAGGTTGGTCAAGCCACAGGAGCATCAGACATACCTCCTGGCTGGATGGCTTTGGACTGTGGTCCTGTGACCAACAAGAAGTACGCTCAAATTGTGGCCCAAGCCACGCTAATTGTGTGAAATGGACCTGTCAGGGTATTCGAATGGGATGCCTTTGCAGAAGGAACCAAAGCCCTCATGCATGAAATTGTGAAAGCCACTTCTCAGGGTTGTATCACCATTATAGGAGGTGGCGACACTGCTACTTGCTGTGCCAAATGGAACTCCAAAGATAAAGTCAGCCACGTGAGCACTGGGGGAGGCACCAGTCTAGAGTTTCTGGAAGGTGAAGTCCTTCCTGGAGTGGATGCCCTCTGCAGCCTGTAG